One genomic segment of Clostridium saccharoperbutylacetonicum N1-4(HMT) includes these proteins:
- the araD gene encoding L-ribulose-5-phosphate 4-epimerase, with product MLEELKKKVYEANMLLPKYKLVTFTWGNVSAIDRETGLFVIKPSGVDYEMMKPEDMVVVDMDGKVVEGKYKPSSDTPTHLKLYKDFKDIGGIVHTHSRYATIFAQAGKGIIPYGTTQADYFYNEIPCTRNMTSEEISNEYEYNTGGVIVETFSKLNPVHVPAVLVKNHGPFSWGKDALDAVHNAVVLEEVAMMALNTELLSNHNANRMPQDLIEKHFMRKHGPNAYYGQG from the coding sequence ATGTTAGAAGAATTAAAGAAAAAAGTTTATGAAGCTAATATGCTTTTACCTAAATACAAACTTGTGACTTTTACTTGGGGAAACGTGTCAGCTATAGATAGAGAAACAGGGCTTTTTGTAATTAAACCATCTGGAGTAGATTATGAGATGATGAAACCAGAAGATATGGTTGTAGTTGATATGGATGGAAAAGTTGTTGAAGGAAAATATAAACCTTCATCAGATACACCAACTCATTTAAAATTGTACAAGGATTTTAAGGATATTGGGGGAATTGTACATACTCATTCAAGATATGCAACTATATTTGCACAAGCCGGGAAAGGAATAATTCCATATGGCACAACACAAGCGGATTATTTCTATAATGAAATTCCTTGTACAAGAAATATGACTAGTGAAGAGATAAGTAATGAATATGAATACAATACAGGTGGTGTTATAGTAGAAACCTTTAGCAAGTTAAATCCAGTTCATGTACCAGCAGTTTTAGTTAAGAATCATGGACCTTTTTCATGGGGGAAAGATGCATTAGATGCTGTTCATAATGCAGTAGTACTTGAAGAAGTTGCAATGATGGCATTAAATACTGAACTTTTAAGCAATCATAATGCAAATAGAATGCCACAAGATTTAATAGAAAAACATTTTATGAGAAAGCATGGACCAAATGCTTATTACGGACAAGGTTAG
- a CDS encoding PTS sugar transporter subunit IIB, with product MLKVIAACGSGMGSSQIIKMKINKVFKKLGIEVSVQHNSVGEAKSQASSFDVVFCSEVLKSNFKRAEDSGTIIIGLKNILSEQEMEEKVLEQIVNKK from the coding sequence ATGTTAAAAGTAATAGCAGCGTGCGGAAGTGGAATGGGATCAAGTCAAATTATAAAGATGAAAATAAACAAAGTGTTTAAAAAATTGGGAATAGAAGTGTCAGTACAACATAACAGTGTTGGGGAAGCAAAAAGCCAAGCATCAAGTTTTGATGTAGTATTTTGTTCAGAAGTGTTAAAATCAAACTTTAAAAGAGCAGAAGATTCAGGAACTATAATAATAGGCTTGAAAAATATATTATCAGAACAAGAAATGGAAGAAAAAGTTCTAGAGCAAATAGTTAATAAAAAGTAA
- a CDS encoding PTS ascorbate transporter subunit IIC, which translates to MEILLGIWKFFQVNILTNPAFFIGFIVLIGYLLLKRPIYEAIAGFIKATVGYLILNVASGGLVSNFRPILAGLKDRFNLTAAVIDPYFGQTAAQKAIENIGRSFSLMMIVLLIAFIFNIILVLFRKVTKVRTVFITGHIMVQQSSTALWLVLFCFPNIIDTQAVIMLGLLLGAYWAVSANLTVEATQELTEGGGFAVGHQQMFGIWLTDKIAGKIGNKEKSIEHLQLPGFLQIFNDNVVATGVLMMLFFGTIMGILGSDLLHQIDKTGFAADRNFFFYIMEKSLSFAVYLSILQLGVKMFVGELTESFQGISNKILPGSMPAVDCAATYGFGHANAVTIGFLFGALGQFISILGLIVFHSPVLIITGFVPVFFDNATFAVFANRKGGLKAACIIPLVSGIIQVLGGAFAAYYFGLSQFGGWHGNFDWDTVWPVIGFLMKNFTYVGFGIAVIALLAIPQFQYLKNKKGYFKIAEDYEEYLNEIEKA; encoded by the coding sequence ATGGAAATATTATTGGGCATATGGAAATTTTTTCAGGTAAATATTTTAACAAACCCTGCGTTTTTTATTGGTTTTATAGTACTTATAGGTTATTTGTTATTAAAACGTCCAATTTACGAGGCGATTGCAGGATTTATAAAAGCAACTGTTGGTTATTTAATTTTAAATGTAGCATCTGGTGGATTAGTTAGTAACTTCCGTCCAATACTAGCTGGATTAAAAGATCGTTTTAATTTAACAGCAGCAGTTATTGATCCTTATTTTGGTCAAACAGCAGCACAAAAGGCAATTGAAAATATTGGCAGATCATTTTCTCTTATGATGATAGTATTATTAATAGCATTTATATTTAATATAATATTGGTATTATTTAGAAAAGTTACAAAAGTAAGAACAGTGTTTATTACAGGACATATAATGGTTCAACAATCGTCAACAGCATTATGGTTAGTATTATTCTGTTTCCCTAATATAATTGATACACAAGCAGTAATTATGCTTGGACTATTACTTGGAGCTTATTGGGCAGTATCAGCAAACCTTACAGTTGAAGCAACTCAAGAATTAACTGAAGGTGGTGGATTTGCAGTTGGTCATCAACAAATGTTTGGTATATGGCTTACAGATAAGATTGCAGGAAAAATTGGTAATAAAGAAAAATCAATAGAACATCTTCAATTACCTGGATTTTTACAAATATTCAATGATAATGTAGTTGCAACTGGTGTTTTAATGATGTTATTCTTTGGAACAATTATGGGGATATTAGGATCAGATTTGTTACATCAAATAGACAAGACAGGTTTTGCAGCAGATAGAAACTTTTTCTTCTACATAATGGAAAAATCATTAAGTTTTGCGGTTTACTTAAGTATATTACAACTTGGAGTTAAGATGTTCGTTGGAGAACTTACAGAATCATTTCAAGGTATTTCAAATAAAATTTTACCAGGTTCAATGCCAGCAGTTGACTGTGCAGCAACATATGGATTTGGTCATGCTAATGCAGTAACAATTGGATTCTTATTTGGTGCATTAGGACAATTTATATCAATTCTTGGTTTAATAGTATTCCATAGCCCAGTATTAATAATCACAGGATTCGTTCCAGTATTCTTTGATAATGCAACATTTGCAGTATTTGCAAATAGAAAAGGTGGATTAAAAGCAGCTTGCATAATTCCATTAGTATCAGGAATAATTCAAGTATTAGGTGGAGCATTTGCAGCTTATTATTTTGGGTTATCACAATTCGGAGGATGGCATGGAAACTTCGACTGGGATACAGTATGGCCAGTAATTGGATTCTTAATGAAGAACTTCACATATGTAGGTTTTGGAATAGCAGTTATAGCATTACTTGCAATACCACAATTCCAATATCTTAAAAATAAAAAAGGTTATTTCAAAATAGCAGAAGATTACGAAGAATATCTTAATGAAATTGAGAAAGCATAA
- a CDS encoding PTS sugar transporter subunit IIA → MLKELIEKGRISFHDGFDNWEDAIKASCKPLINDGAIEEAYADAIIENVKKYGPYIVIAPNICIPHAQEGVVGVNETAMCFMRTKNPVHFSDDPEQDARLFFVLASTDNEVHLQNLSNMVGLIEDEAVVDKLLEAECKEDLDAIVEMLQANAV, encoded by the coding sequence ATGTTAAAAGAATTAATTGAGAAGGGAAGAATTTCATTCCATGATGGATTTGATAATTGGGAAGACGCAATTAAGGCTTCTTGTAAACCTTTAATAAACGATGGGGCAATAGAAGAGGCATATGCTGATGCAATAATAGAAAATGTTAAGAAATATGGACCATACATAGTTATAGCTCCAAATATCTGTATACCACATGCACAAGAAGGTGTAGTTGGAGTTAATGAAACAGCAATGTGTTTTATGAGAACTAAAAATCCTGTTCATTTTAGTGATGATCCTGAACAAGATGCAAGATTATTCTTTGTTTTGGCATCTACTGATAATGAAGTACATCTACAAAACTTATCAAATATGGTTGGCTTAATAGAAGACGAAGCTGTAGTTGATAAATTATTAGAAGCAGAATGTAAGGAAGATTTAGATGCAATAGTTGAAATGTTACAAGCTAATGCAGTATAA
- the ulaG gene encoding L-ascorbate 6-phosphate lactonase — translation MSKVNEITRESWILNTFPEWGTWLNEEIEQEEVKPGTFAMWWLGCTGIWLKSEGNANICVDLWVNSGKKTKANPLMAKQHQHQRMIGCVAMQPNLRNSVCVIDPFKIKEVDAILATHDHSDHIDANVAAAVIQNCSKDVKFIGPQACVDIWLGWGVPEDQCIVVKPGDVVKVKDTEIVALDSFDRTELVTAPKGTILKDKMPRDMDKLAVNYLFKTPGGSLYHSGDSHYSNYYAKHGNDHKIDVALGSFGENPRGMTDKMTSIDILRMAECLNTKVVIPFHHDIWTNFMADTQEIITLWNMRKYRLQYKFKPFIWEVGGKFVYPNDKDVMQYHHDRGFHDAFEIEPDLPFKSML, via the coding sequence GTGTCAAAAGTAAATGAAATTACAAGAGAGTCTTGGATATTAAACACATTTCCAGAATGGGGAACATGGCTTAATGAAGAAATAGAACAAGAAGAAGTGAAACCAGGAACCTTTGCAATGTGGTGGTTGGGATGTACAGGAATATGGCTTAAATCTGAAGGAAATGCAAATATATGTGTAGACTTATGGGTTAATTCAGGAAAGAAAACAAAAGCAAATCCATTAATGGCTAAACAGCATCAACATCAAAGGATGATAGGATGCGTAGCAATGCAACCAAATTTAAGAAATTCAGTTTGTGTTATTGATCCTTTTAAAATAAAAGAAGTTGATGCAATTTTAGCTACACATGATCATAGTGATCATATTGATGCAAATGTAGCAGCAGCTGTAATTCAAAATTGTTCAAAGGATGTTAAATTCATAGGACCACAAGCTTGTGTAGATATTTGGTTAGGCTGGGGAGTTCCAGAAGACCAATGTATAGTTGTAAAACCTGGTGATGTGGTAAAAGTAAAAGATACAGAAATTGTTGCACTTGATTCTTTTGATCGTACTGAACTTGTTACAGCGCCAAAAGGTACAATATTAAAAGATAAAATGCCAAGGGATATGGATAAGTTAGCTGTAAATTATCTTTTCAAAACTCCAGGTGGAAGCCTTTATCATAGTGGTGATTCACATTATTCTAATTACTATGCAAAACATGGTAACGATCATAAAATAGATGTTGCTTTAGGATCATTTGGTGAAAATCCAAGGGGGATGACAGATAAAATGACCTCTATTGATATCTTAAGAATGGCTGAATGTTTAAATACTAAAGTTGTCATTCCATTCCATCATGATATCTGGACAAACTTTATGGCTGATACACAAGAAATTATAACTTTATGGAATATGAGAAAATATAGATTACAATATAAATTTAAACCATTTATTTGGGAAGTCGGTGGCAAATTCGTTTATCCAAACGATAAGGATGTAATGCAATATCATCACGATAGAGGCTTCCACGATGCATTTGAAATAGAACCAGACCTACCATTTAAATCAATGTTATAG
- a CDS encoding DeoR/GlpR family DNA-binding transcription regulator has protein sequence MKKTQGIVSKRRARILEYLNSNETISNNELAEKLNISPLTLRRDLQALDEEGLVVRHYGGAKLASSSDKYENPSSNENENNSTLLDNKHALAKYAASLINDGDTIFINSSSTALLILEYLGHKRVYVVTNNGKALHSTIGPNIDLVLTGGQVYERKQSLIGEFATYILSKITANKCFLGVSGIDCDLGISTSVLQETLVNHEMINRCGGPIYVLADSNKIGKHHNFSSGEINEISHLITDSNISDEDIEKFKEKGVTVTKVTNE, from the coding sequence ATGAAAAAGACTCAAGGTATCGTATCTAAAAGACGAGCAAGAATTTTAGAATATTTAAATTCAAACGAAACTATTAGCAACAATGAATTAGCCGAAAAGCTAAATATATCTCCTCTAACTTTAAGAAGAGATTTGCAAGCATTAGATGAAGAAGGCTTGGTAGTAAGACATTATGGTGGTGCAAAATTAGCATCTTCAAGTGATAAATATGAAAATCCAAGTTCTAATGAAAATGAAAACAATTCAACATTACTTGATAACAAACATGCTCTAGCAAAATATGCTGCTAGTTTGATAAATGATGGGGACACAATATTTATTAATTCTAGTTCAACTGCACTATTAATATTAGAGTATTTAGGCCATAAACGTGTTTATGTCGTTACAAACAATGGCAAAGCACTTCATTCTACTATTGGCCCTAACATAGATCTTGTTTTAACTGGAGGACAGGTTTATGAAAGAAAACAATCACTAATTGGGGAATTTGCAACTTACATTCTTTCAAAAATTACTGCTAACAAATGTTTCTTAGGGGTTAGCGGAATAGATTGTGATTTAGGCATTAGTACATCAGTTCTTCAAGAAACACTTGTTAATCACGAAATGATTAACCGTTGTGGCGGACCGATTTATGTTTTAGCTGATAGCAACAAAATTGGTAAGCACCATAATTTTTCAAGTGGCGAAATAAACGAAATTTCTCATCTTATTACAGATTCAAATATAAGCGATGAGGATATTGAAAAATTCAAAGAAAAAGGAGTTACTGTAACAAAAGTAACTAATGAATAA
- a CDS encoding iron-containing alcohol dehydrogenase family protein translates to MKTSIHRIAIPSILEVGKGNINNVGTLIKKAMFQKVSIYFGEGIEELFGDAIRNSLKEVDIEISNVEIISDIKFEAISTKAFEISNDVEALIGVGGGKVIDGVKYMSFLKKLPFISIPTSTSNDGFSSAGASLLVNDRRMSVPAKTPYGIIVDIDVIKGAPEKFIFSGIGDLVSNITALYDWKFEEENGKAIVDDFATMISKKAVNSFVRTEFKTIKDDLFLKELVDSLTLNGISMEIAGNSSPASGSEHLISHALDKFVEVSQLHGIQVGIATYIMAKVQNHRFERISKVLKETGFFEYVKSLKMKKEDFKRAIDDAPSIKSSRYTYIHVEENRILAKRIVEEDEILKHVLI, encoded by the coding sequence ATGAAAACTTCAATTCATAGAATAGCAATTCCTTCGATACTTGAAGTGGGAAAAGGAAATATCAATAATGTAGGAACTTTGATTAAAAAAGCAATGTTTCAAAAGGTGTCGATTTATTTTGGGGAAGGTATAGAAGAATTGTTTGGAGATGCTATACGTAATTCATTAAAAGAGGTTGATATAGAAATTTCTAATGTAGAAATAATATCAGATATAAAATTTGAGGCAATAAGTACAAAAGCATTTGAAATATCAAATGATGTTGAAGCATTGATTGGAGTTGGTGGAGGAAAAGTTATTGATGGGGTTAAGTATATGAGTTTCTTGAAAAAGCTACCTTTTATTAGTATACCAACTTCAACTTCTAATGATGGATTTTCAAGTGCAGGAGCTTCGTTGTTGGTCAATGATAGACGTATGTCTGTTCCGGCTAAAACACCTTATGGAATTATTGTAGACATTGATGTAATTAAAGGAGCTCCAGAAAAATTTATATTTTCTGGAATTGGTGATTTAGTTTCAAATATTACTGCTTTATATGATTGGAAATTTGAAGAGGAGAATGGAAAGGCTATTGTTGATGATTTTGCAACTATGATTTCTAAGAAAGCAGTAAATAGTTTTGTGCGAACTGAATTTAAGACTATTAAAGATGATTTGTTTTTAAAAGAGTTAGTGGATTCGTTAACTTTAAATGGAATTTCTATGGAGATAGCAGGAAATAGCTCACCTGCTTCTGGTTCAGAACATTTAATTTCTCATGCTTTAGATAAGTTCGTAGAAGTATCGCAGCTTCATGGGATACAAGTTGGTATAGCAACTTACATTATGGCAAAGGTTCAAAATCATAGATTTGAGAGGATAAGTAAAGTGTTAAAGGAAACAGGTTTTTTTGAATATGTTAAATCTTTAAAAATGAAAAAGGAAGATTTTAAGAGGGCAATAGATGATGCGCCTTCAATAAAATCAAGCAGATACACATATATTCACGTTGAAGAAAATCGAATTCTTGCTAAAAGAATAGTAGAGGAAGATGAAATATTAAAACATGTATTAATTTAG
- a CDS encoding PTS sugar transporter subunit IIB, whose protein sequence is MKILLVCSAGMSTSLLVTKMEKAAKEEGIEATIWAVSTDAADSNMAKADVVLIGPQIRFQLPEMKKKGEKYNIPVEAIPSIDYGMCNGPKVLSFAMNLINNK, encoded by the coding sequence ATGAAAATTTTATTAGTTTGTTCGGCAGGAATGTCTACAAGTTTATTAGTTACAAAGATGGAGAAAGCAGCGAAAGAAGAAGGAATTGAAGCAACAATTTGGGCAGTATCTACTGATGCAGCTGATTCAAATATGGCAAAGGCAGATGTCGTATTAATAGGGCCGCAAATTCGTTTTCAGCTTCCTGAAATGAAGAAAAAAGGTGAGAAATATAATATTCCTGTAGAAGCAATTCCGTCTATAGATTATGGTATGTGTAATGGTCCAAAAGTTTTGAGCTTTGCAATGAATCTAATAAATAATAAATAA
- a CDS encoding glycoside hydrolase family 1 protein, translated as MELKKSTFELPKNFFLGASSSAWQTEGWTGKKDGQDSYMDLWYKSTPHLWHNGYGPTLATDFYRRYKEDAKLMSEVGLQKYRTSIDWSRFIKDYETAEVDEEALEYYNNMIDEVIKNGVEPMICLEHYELPAVLFEEYGGWGSKHVVNLFVEYAKKAFEAFGHKVKYWFTFNEPIVVQTRVYLDAIRWPFEQNTRTWMQWNYNKILATAKVVEAFKLGEIGKDIGGKIGVILNPEVTYARSSAPHDMKAAEMYDLFFNRLYLDPSVKGEIPAELFEILQKHDCLFEYNDEELAVIKNNTVDLLGLNLYFPHRVKARTNGWNPEVPFHPSYYYDMFDLPGKKMNPHRGWEIYPKIMYDMAMRIKNEYGNIEWFIAENGMGVEGEAKYKNEEGIIQDDYRIEFISDHLIWLLKAVEEGCNCIGYMLWAFTDNVSPQNAFKNRYGLIEINLEDDRNRIIKKSGRWFKKISTDRCFEAKNTETVYK; from the coding sequence ATGGAGTTGAAAAAAAGTACATTTGAATTACCTAAAAATTTTTTCCTTGGAGCATCATCATCCGCATGGCAAACTGAGGGGTGGACAGGTAAAAAGGATGGTCAAGATTCATATATGGATTTGTGGTATAAATCTACACCACATCTTTGGCACAATGGTTATGGACCTACATTAGCAACGGATTTTTATAGAAGATATAAAGAAGATGCTAAACTTATGAGTGAGGTGGGATTACAAAAATATAGAACCTCTATTGATTGGTCTAGATTTATAAAAGATTATGAAACTGCAGAAGTTGACGAAGAAGCACTTGAATATTATAACAATATGATAGATGAGGTTATTAAAAATGGTGTTGAACCAATGATATGTCTTGAGCATTATGAATTACCAGCTGTATTATTTGAAGAATATGGGGGATGGGGATCTAAGCATGTAGTGAATTTATTTGTAGAATATGCTAAGAAAGCTTTTGAAGCTTTTGGCCATAAAGTTAAGTATTGGTTCACTTTTAATGAACCAATAGTAGTACAAACTAGAGTGTATTTAGATGCGATTAGATGGCCATTTGAACAAAATACAAGAACTTGGATGCAGTGGAATTATAATAAAATTCTTGCAACAGCAAAAGTAGTTGAAGCCTTTAAGTTAGGTGAAATTGGAAAGGATATTGGAGGGAAAATTGGTGTTATTTTAAACCCAGAAGTGACTTATGCAAGATCGTCAGCGCCTCATGATATGAAAGCAGCTGAAATGTATGATCTTTTCTTCAATAGACTTTATCTTGATCCAAGTGTAAAAGGAGAAATTCCAGCAGAATTATTTGAAATTCTACAAAAACATGATTGTTTATTTGAATATAATGATGAAGAATTAGCTGTTATTAAAAATAACACTGTTGACTTATTGGGGTTAAACTTATATTTTCCTCATAGAGTAAAAGCTAGGACAAATGGGTGGAATCCAGAGGTGCCATTTCATCCGTCATACTATTATGATATGTTTGATTTGCCTGGTAAAAAGATGAATCCTCATAGAGGTTGGGAAATATATCCTAAAATAATGTATGATATGGCAATGAGAATTAAAAATGAATATGGAAATATTGAATGGTTCATTGCTGAAAATGGAATGGGAGTGGAAGGCGAAGCAAAGTATAAAAATGAAGAAGGTATAATTCAAGATGATTATAGAATAGAATTTATATCTGATCATTTAATTTGGCTTTTAAAAGCTGTTGAAGAAGGATGCAATTGTATTGGATATATGTTGTGGGCATTTACTGATAATGTGTCACCACAGAATGCATTTAAGAATAGATATGGGCTAATTGAAATTAATTTAGAAGATGATAGAAATAGAATTATTAAAAAATCAGGTCGTTGGTTTAAAAAGATATCTACTGATAGATGTTTTGAAGCTAAAAATACGGAAACAGTTTATAAGTAA
- a CDS encoding PTS lactose/cellobiose transporter subunit IIA encodes MENLEQQAFSLIMHSGDGRSYAFEAIRAAKEKEFERAEELLKKSSKEFEQAHHVQTELLTMEADGNAKIISLLLIHAQDHLMTGITVKQLAEEIIEIRKDMTNSK; translated from the coding sequence ATGGAAAATTTAGAACAACAAGCATTCTCTTTAATAATGCATAGTGGGGACGGAAGAAGTTATGCTTTCGAAGCTATTAGAGCGGCAAAAGAAAAAGAGTTTGAAAGAGCAGAAGAGTTATTGAAAAAATCAAGTAAAGAATTTGAACAAGCACATCATGTACAAACAGAATTATTGACCATGGAGGCAGATGGAAACGCAAAAATAATTTCGCTATTATTAATACATGCTCAAGACCACTTGATGACAGGAATTACAGTAAAACAATTGGCAGAAGAAATTATAGAAATAAGAAAAGATATGACAAATTCAAAATAA